From Rhodoferax sp. AJA081-3, the proteins below share one genomic window:
- a CDS encoding HD-GYP domain-containing protein, with the protein MHLVPVSVESIRINQPLPFPLMDKNGVLLAKRSFVIDSKEDLAEIAQRGGGLYIDVADSEAHHRAYVGRLHSLVRTGKSLGEIADAKITGDLLDNRNAQENERADWLDLQVQTNALLRDTQPSHFMDKLERLNTQLNRHSRSNPDGTLFALMQLSATEVRMYSATHSMLVSVMCGLAAREVLKWSPEQQDSLSKAALTMNLGMTSLQDQLTRQAEALTPVQRRAIDAHAQKSVEMLTDMGVTDAVWLDAVRDHHTQVPGPLQSRAPGQQLARLIQRADMFAARLSPRAGRVPISPAAAMQACYFDENRQVDEAGAALIKAVGIYQPGSFVRLATDEVAVVIKRGQNTSTPRVAVLVNRSGMPTLEPTIRETSTRDFRIVASVPHREVKVQINLERLLPLTAAPASDRPW; encoded by the coding sequence ATGCACCTTGTTCCTGTCAGCGTCGAATCCATACGCATCAACCAACCTCTGCCTTTTCCACTGATGGACAAGAATGGGGTTCTGCTGGCCAAACGTTCCTTTGTCATCGATTCCAAGGAAGACCTGGCAGAAATCGCGCAGCGTGGCGGCGGCCTCTATATCGACGTGGCCGATTCCGAAGCCCACCACCGGGCCTATGTGGGACGCCTGCACAGCCTGGTGCGCACCGGTAAGTCGCTGGGTGAAATTGCCGACGCCAAGATCACCGGTGACCTGTTGGACAACCGCAATGCGCAGGAGAACGAACGCGCGGACTGGCTGGACCTGCAGGTGCAGACCAATGCCCTGCTGCGCGACACACAACCCAGCCACTTCATGGACAAGCTGGAGCGGCTCAACACGCAGCTGAACCGCCACTCGCGCAGCAACCCCGACGGCACGTTGTTTGCCCTGATGCAACTCTCCGCCACCGAGGTCCGCATGTACAGTGCGACCCATTCCATGTTGGTCAGCGTCATGTGTGGCCTGGCCGCACGCGAGGTGCTCAAGTGGTCCCCGGAGCAACAAGACTCCCTGTCCAAGGCTGCCCTGACCATGAACCTGGGCATGACCAGCCTGCAGGACCAGTTGACGCGACAGGCCGAGGCGCTGACACCCGTACAACGCCGGGCCATCGATGCCCACGCCCAAAAGTCCGTTGAGATGCTGACAGACATGGGCGTGACCGATGCCGTCTGGCTGGATGCCGTGCGTGACCACCACACCCAGGTCCCAGGCCCGCTGCAGTCGCGCGCACCCGGGCAGCAGCTGGCGCGGCTGATCCAGCGGGCCGACATGTTTGCCGCGCGCCTGTCGCCGCGGGCCGGACGTGTGCCGATTTCACCGGCCGCTGCCATGCAGGCCTGCTACTTCGATGAAAACCGCCAGGTCGACGAAGCCGGTGCCGCACTCATCAAGGCCGTGGGCATTTACCAGCCCGGCTCCTTTGTACGCCTGGCCACCGACGAGGTGGCCGTGGTCATCAAACGCGGGCAAAACACCAGCACCCCGAGGGTGGCCGTGCTGGTCAACCGCAGTGGCATGCCCACGCTGGAACCCACCATACGCGAGACCAGTACGCGCGATTTCCGCATTGTGGCCAGCGTGCCGCACCGCGAGGTCAAGGTCCAGATCAATCTGGAGCGGCTGCTGCCGCTCACCGCCGCACCCGCCTCCGACCGCCCCTGGTAA